A single window of Gossypium arboreum isolate Shixiya-1 chromosome 13, ASM2569848v2, whole genome shotgun sequence DNA harbors:
- the LOC128286840 gene encoding uncharacterized protein LOC128286840 yields the protein MESKVSASLENNNPSDPGTTAPIPVAPPEAQVQVPKRRNKRLKPLPEYINKYIVSERPRPDGRIDKYYRHKELHLNFRSLAEVERYESKDIYPGGAKKKKENEDQIGLHEPLLALTYEGTEQLNVEEPNTSTKEIIIYENIENVDTCNSPKPGMRILEEQCHMIEPCNNMYMPNPTTASAPKETTGYIIEATPVSMVPPKPQAPTRKRRYNKLKPLPEFLNNWIVTESPRKNGRIDKKYRHKERNITLRSLLEVKRYETDGILPVRRKKKNESNEKSESLAPLLLLTYGEIGEQNEELEASTMERINFENMHVSNVTASTSTAPKGRRGRKRKMKTVVSSEEEANIGVEQNDEAVPIDIPITDEATLIDVPINDEAAPVDGPIIDEAALIDVPITYVENFGGPSR from the exons ATGGAGTCAAAGGTCTCTGCATCCTTGGAAAATAACAATCCTTCAG ACCCAGGAACAACAGCCCCTATTCCTGTCGCACCTCCTGAAGCTCAAGTCCAAGTACCAAAGAGAAGAAACAAGAGG TTAAAGCCGCTGCCTGAATacattaataaatatattgtttcTGAAAGGCCACGCCCAGATGGGAGGATTGACAAG TACTATCGGCACAAAGAGTTGCATCTTAATTTTCGATCACTAGCTGAGGTGGAAAGGTATGAATCGAAAGACATTTACCCTGGGGGTGCAAAGAAGAAAAAGGAGAACGAAGACCAAATTGGATTACATGAACCCTTGCTA GCATTGACTTATGAAGGAACAGAACAATTGAATGTAGAAGAACCAAACACTTCAACTAAGGAGATAATAATATATGAGAATATTGAAAATGTGGATACTTGCAATTCTCCAAAGCCAGGAATGCGTATTCTCGAAGAACAGTGTCACATGATAGAACCTTGCAACAATATGTACATGCCTAATCCTACTACTGCTTCAGCACCAAAAG AAACAACTGGTTATATAATAGAGGCAACCCCTGTCTCTATGGTGCCTCCTAAACCTCAAGCTCCTACTCGGAAGAGAAGATACAACAAG TTAAAGCCGTTGCCTGAGTTCCTAAACAATTGGATTGTTACTGAAAGTCCACGCAAAAATGGGAGGATTGATAAA AAATATCGCCATAAAGAGCGCAATATTACTCTTCGATCACTTCTTGAGGTAAAAAGGTATGAAACGGATGGCATTCTCCCTGTGCgtagaaagaagaaaaatgagaGCAACGAAAAAAGTGAATCACTAGCACCTTTGCTA TTATTGACTTATGGAGAAATTGGAGAACAGAATGAAGAACTAGAGGCTTCAACTATGGAGAGAATAAATTTTGAGAATATGCACGTGTCCAATGTTACTGCTTCAACTTCAACTGCACCAAAGG GTAGGCGTGGAAGAAAGAGAAAAATGAAAACAGTGGTGAGTTCAGAAGAAGAAGCCAACATTGGAGTTGAACAGAATGATGAAGCTGTCCCGATAGATATTCCAATCACTGATGAAGCTACCCTAATAGATGTTCCAATCAATGATGAAGCTGCCCCTGTAGATGGTCCAATCATTGATGAAGCTGCCCTGATAGATGTTCCAATCACTTATGTTGAGAATTTTGGTGGTCCTAGCCGCTAA